Proteins encoded together in one Rana temporaria chromosome 6, aRanTem1.1, whole genome shotgun sequence window:
- the LOC120943147 gene encoding UBA-like domain-containing protein 1: MSGDIEQLKQQLLVSQFVLTAGCATDQAEQLLRAAHWQYETALSAFFQESSHPYIPHHQMMGTPANTPATPPNFPDALTMFSRLKTSESGYLSSLATSPPLQQGGAHFSHDPRMQQTGMGFSCPGGAQNSNGNRGAEANPAAEAER, translated from the exons ATGTCTGGTGACATAGAGCAGTTGAAGCAGCAGCTGCTGGTGTCCCAGTTTGTGCTGACGGCCGGCTGCGCTACGGACCAGGCTGAGCAGCTACTGCGTGCGGCGCACTGGCAGTATGAG ACTGCACTTAGCGCCTTCTTCCAAGAGTCCAGTCACCCCTACATCCCACACCACCAAATG ATGGGCACCCCTGCCAACACTCCTGCCACCCCTCCCAACTTTCCTGATGCCCTGACTATGTTTTCCCGCCTGAAAACCTCAGAAAGCGGCTACCTCTCCTCACTGGCCACATCCCCGCCCCTCCAGCAGGGCGGCGCCCATTTCTCTCATGATCCTAGAATGCAGCAAACGGGTATGGGCTTCAGCTGCCCCGGAGGTGCGCAGAACTCCAACGGCAATCGAGGCGCAGAGGCGAACCCAGCAGCGGAGGCTGAGAGATGA